The segment CTTTATCATTTCATGAAATCACAACACAAATCCCCCACTTTGTTTATGTTGCACTTCCTCGTAGCGCTCATAAACCTGCTATTTCCTATCCCCTAATGCGCTATTTTTGGTATACTGAAAAACTTCTTATGACCGGAGTCGAAAAACATATGGTTGACGGATGCACTATTAAGATCTTTGATATTGAAAAAACTTTGATCGATTGCTTAAAATTCCGCAATAAAATTGGAGCCGATGTTGTTTATGAAGCCCTCAAAATGTATTGGGAACGCAAGGGGGCAAACTTGGACAAGTTATTTAAATATGCTAAACTATTCCGAATGGAAAACGTCTTAAGGCCAATCATGGAGACGATAACTAGTGGATAAAAAGAACCTTGGTGAGTCTATTTGTCAACGACTAAAAGACTTATCAAAAGAGCGCAAGCGTCCT is part of the Candidatus Neptunochlamydia vexilliferae genome and harbors:
- a CDS encoding type IV toxin-antitoxin system AbiEi family antitoxin domain-containing protein, yielding MKKKSKRALAKEIFRKAGGILRMSEALKLGIHRRELYSLRDSGELEVISRGLYRLTEIPLPSLPDFIPIAKKVPSGVICLISALSFHEITTQIPHFVYVALPRSAHKPAISYPLMRYFWYTEKLLMTGVEKHMVDGCTIKIFDIEKTLIDCLKFRNKIGADVVYEALKMYWERKGANLDKLFKYAKLFRMENVLRPIMETITSG